The following are encoded together in the Bacillus carboniphilus genome:
- a CDS encoding SpoIID/LytB domain-containing protein, with protein MMTNQVGKWIRVLAITVLFIGLIPQLGQASASEENRSWVEYTEKIMAKDQENGTLELELQGEIKLAKNYDVTQKGENRVYQNTLDDVRVGAENVTVRVNHKNEITKVFIDGPTPIESMRVGIMTSGFATVDHETVVLSSQAGLEIVDKLAGETLSIAAGEKVTFAPDSGEITVTGANGDVLYTTPNRLYAFTEEGSKIKVENITRASGDPSYRGFFEITTSEAGDKLNLINEVDFEQYLYQVVPSEMPAYFGLNALKAQAVAARTYALGDYLSDRFAKDGFFVLDSVMSQVYNNTPENAITTQAVNETAGVIMLGEDGSLVDARYYSTSGGYGASKHQVWAESDGTFPSEVLPYLIAQSHTFDPNDPSQMLEIDTQSEEEILEFYKTLSHTGYDGNSPWFRWKVSLSKEELENTINANIISRQAADPKFVLTENEAGEFVSQPIPEEGIGELVDMYVAKRGDGGNIMELVIEGTTGTYKIIKEYNIRFTIRPSNAFTGDGNVVLHRATAGSTDYTGTLNNYTILPSAFFGFEVDEEKGVTFYGGGNGHGVGMSQYGAYYLGTTLGYEYDSILTTYYPNMSLNDLSVLTNLAK; from the coding sequence ATGATGACTAATCAAGTTGGTAAATGGATTCGTGTACTGGCCATCACCGTTCTTTTCATTGGGCTTATTCCACAGTTAGGACAAGCTTCTGCATCAGAAGAAAACAGATCATGGGTTGAGTATACGGAAAAGATTATGGCGAAGGATCAAGAAAATGGAACCCTCGAATTAGAGCTTCAGGGTGAAATAAAGCTTGCGAAGAATTATGATGTAACACAAAAAGGCGAAAATAGAGTGTACCAAAATACCCTAGATGATGTAAGAGTGGGTGCAGAAAATGTAACGGTTCGGGTGAACCATAAGAATGAAATCACGAAAGTTTTTATTGATGGACCAACTCCAATAGAATCTATGAGAGTTGGGATTATGACATCAGGTTTTGCAACGGTTGATCACGAAACAGTCGTATTAAGTTCTCAAGCGGGACTTGAAATCGTTGATAAATTGGCTGGTGAAACCTTGTCCATTGCTGCAGGGGAAAAAGTTACGTTTGCTCCGGATTCTGGAGAAATTACTGTGACAGGTGCTAATGGAGATGTATTATATACGACTCCAAATAGACTTTATGCTTTTACCGAAGAGGGAAGTAAAATCAAAGTCGAGAATATAACAAGAGCAAGTGGGGATCCATCTTATCGTGGGTTCTTTGAAATCACTACTTCTGAAGCGGGAGATAAGCTAAACCTAATAAACGAAGTGGATTTCGAGCAATATTTATATCAAGTGGTTCCTAGTGAAATGCCTGCTTATTTTGGACTGAATGCACTGAAAGCACAAGCGGTTGCAGCTAGAACCTATGCATTAGGGGATTACTTAAGTGACCGTTTCGCTAAGGATGGGTTCTTTGTTTTAGACAGCGTTATGAGCCAGGTTTATAACAATACTCCGGAAAATGCCATTACAACACAGGCTGTAAACGAAACGGCTGGTGTTATTATGTTAGGGGAAGATGGTAGTTTAGTAGATGCTAGATATTATTCTACGTCTGGAGGATATGGGGCTTCTAAGCATCAGGTATGGGCAGAAAGCGATGGTACTTTCCCAAGTGAAGTCCTACCGTACTTGATCGCACAAAGTCATACATTTGATCCGAATGACCCTAGTCAGATGCTTGAAATTGATACACAAAGTGAAGAAGAAATTCTTGAATTCTATAAAACATTATCTCATACAGGCTATGATGGAAACTCTCCTTGGTTTAGATGGAAGGTTAGCTTATCAAAAGAAGAGTTAGAGAATACAATCAATGCAAACATCATCAGTAGACAAGCAGCTGATCCTAAATTTGTGTTGACCGAAAATGAAGCGGGAGAGTTTGTAAGCCAGCCAATTCCTGAGGAAGGAATTGGGGAGCTTGTGGACATGTACGTGGCTAAACGTGGAGATGGCGGAAATATTATGGAGCTTGTGATTGAAGGAACAACAGGCACCTATAAGATTATAAAAGAGTACAATATTCGTTTCACAATTAGACCAAGCAATGCCTTTACGGGCGATGGAAATGTTGTCTTGCATCGCGCTACCGCTGGAAGCACAGATTATACTGGAACATTAAATAACTACACAATCCTTCCATCAGCATTCTTTGGTTTTGAAGTGGATGAGGAAAAAGGAGTTACATTCTATGGCGGAGGAAACGGCCACGGTGTTGGAATGAG